One Leptolyngbya subtilissima AS-A7 genomic window, GGCGATCGCCGGGGGCATATCACCCTACAGAAGCTACATGGATGCCCGCTACGTAGTTGACGGCTACGAGCCGAAGAACTACGGCAAAAACTACAGCGGCAGCATGGATTTGCTCCAGGCCCTGCGCAACTCGGTCAACATTGTCGCGGTGAAGCTACTGGTGGATGTGGGCTTTGACCCGGTGGTGAAGCTAGCAGAGCGCATGGGTATTGAGTCACCGCTGCTGCCCGCCTATTCCCTCGCCCTGGGCACCTCTGAGGTCAACCTGCTAGAGCTCACCAGCGCCTATGGCACTCTGGCTAACAAAGGCATTCATCGCCCCGCCCACGGCATTCGCCGAGTGCTGAACAGCAGCGGCGAGGTGATCTACGAGCGCCCTAACGAGTCGGAGCAGGCGATCGATGCCGACAGCGCCGCCATTATGACCTGGATGCTGCGCGGAGTTGTGGAGGGCGGCACCGGCAGCAATGCCTATATAGGGCGGCCAGTCGCGGGCAAGACTGGCACCTCCGAGGAGTATCGTGATTTGTGGTTCGTCGGTTATATTCCCCAGCTGGTGGCTGGCGTGTGGATGGGCAACGATGACAATACCCCCACCAGCGGCGCTAGTAGTATGGCCGCTGGGGTGTGGCGCAATTTTATGGCTAAGCTCACCGACGATATTCCCGTCGAGGAGTTTCCCAGCCTACCTCGGCTGGGTGGGCGTGAGGGCAGCATTACCCTCAGCCCGGTCAAGCCCGGTCGGGTGGTAGCTGAAAACGGCCCGTCGCGATCGTCAGAGGCGGCCTCTAGCTCCGGTGGCGGGGAAAGCCGCCGATCGCGACGGTCAGAAAGTAGTTCTGGCGGTGGCGGTGAACCAGCGGCGGCCCCGGCACCCGCTTCTAACAGAAGCTATAACAGCAGCCCACCAGCAGCACCCGAACCAGCAGCCCCTGTTGTGACAGAAGATCCCCCGGCCCCGGCTCCGGCCCCAGCTCCAGCCCCGGCCCCGGCCCCGCCGGCTCCCGCTCCCCCGGCTCCAGCTCCCGCTCCGGCCCCACCGCCACTTGTGGCACCGCCGCCGCCCCTCGAAGCGCCGCCGCCAGCCGGTGGGGAATAGGCCTTGGGGTAGAGAGTTAGGGTTTAACACAAGCCTACAGACCTCCCAAGGGTCAGACCTGGGGGTGATCCCTGGTAGTAACCTGCCGTCGTAGGATGATACACAACTGATTTTGGAGTTTAGTTAGCTATGTCACTCTATTTTGCGACCGCAGCGACCGCAGGTGAGGCTGGTGCAGGTTCATCTCTTGTGCTGGTGTATGTAGTGGGCTTTATCGCCGCAGTTACCCTTGGCTCCGTCGCCTGGTATAACTCCAAGCGCCCCGCAGGTTGGGAAAACAAAGAGAAGCCTGACTTCGTTCCTACTGTTGATGCAGAGGAAGGCAAAGAGTAGACCATCCGAAACCGCTACAGCTTCGGCCTCACCGTAGGCTAGAGGCATTTGGGATGGCGTTCTAGCGATCGCGCTGCCGTCTGAGCTACGAGCTTGGGCGGCGTTTGTTTTAACTTTTTTGTTGCGGCCTGTCTTTGGTAGGGCAAGTCATCAGCTAGACAATATTAATCAACCACCCGTAGTCGTCCCTGACGAATCGCATCAAACACCCGCTGGGCCGTCGCATGGTCTTGATTGCTCAGAGTGGGTTGGCTGAGCAGAATCTCCATCAACTCTCGCTGCACTTGGCGACTTATGCGGCGTTCGGCAAAGATTTGATCGACGAGAGCTTTAAGCGACTGGCTAGTGGTTTGAGGCATAGTGACGACCCGAGCTATTGAGGCTATACCCAATATCACCTGTAACTCTCAATTAAAGAGTGATACAGCCTTTTGCCAAGCATGATCCTAAGCTGGTCAAACGGTGATAGAAAGCAGCTCTGGTTGTGGTTTAAATCACCACAAAACAGCTTCTATGCAGTAAGCGAGCCACTGCTGAATTGAGCGACACAAATTAATCAAACCCAATGAGGTGAGCGGCCTGACTATTGCATTTCCTCTATAGAAGCTCAAACCTCCCAGCAGGTTCCCCAGACCGGCAGGTCGATTGTGGCCCTAGATTTTCTGGCGCTGGCGATCGCCCCAATAGCGCACATATTCAGCTATTCCGGCCAGCAGAGCTGAGCCCAAAATTAGCATCACGCTCAGGGCATTGATGTCGGGCTTGACGCCAGTGCGTACCCGGCTAAAGATCTCAATGGGCAGAGGGTTAGCACCGCCCCCAGCGGTAAAGCTAGAGATCAGCAGGTCATCCATGCTGAGCACAAAGGCCAATAGACAGCCCGCCAAAATACCGGGTGCTAGCTGGGGTAGCAGCACTTTGAGCATCGCCTGGGTATGGGTTGCCCCCAGATCTAGGGCAGCTTCTTCGAGGTTGGGGTCGAGGCGCTGGATGCGGCTAGACACCACCACCGCAATGTAGGCCAGGCAAAATACCATATGCGCGGCGATGATGGTGCCCAGGCTGAGGGGCACCGCTACCGATGCCAAAAAAACTAGGGTTGCCACCGCGATCGCAATATCAGGAATAATCAGCGGCAGATACGACATGCCCCGATATAGCCCTTTGCCTGGGAACCAGTGGCGGGCTAGGCCAATCGCCATTAGCGTGCCCAGCACCGCCGAAATGGCCACTGCTACGATCGCGATGATCAGACTATCTTGCAGGGCGGCCAGCAGGCGGCGATCGCTAAACAGCGCTCGGTACCACCGCAGGCTAAAGCCTCCCCAGCTGGCGCTGTAGCGCGAGTCGCTAAAGCTGTACGCCCCCAGCACAATGATCGGGAAGTACATGAAGGCGTACATCAGCGCGGTGAAGAGGCTGGGCCAGGTGACGGAGCGGGAGGGCATGGGGAGGGGGATGGGTGGGAGGGTAGGAGGGTGGATGGGTAGGGGGCGAGCTTAGGTTTCAGCGACGGTGTTGCGATCGCCGTAGCGGATGAGGAGGGCGATCGCCAGACTGACCGCCAAGATCAGCACCATGCTGAGGGCTGAGCCAAATCCCCAAGCGCGGGTAGGACCAAGAAACTGGTTGTAGATGAGCCGCGAAATATTCATTGATGAGGCGCCCCCAAGCAGTGTAGGCACCACAAAATCGCTGAGGGTGCTGATGAACACCAGCAGACTGGCGGCGGCGATGCCGGGTAGGGTTTGGGGTACGGTAATTTTCCAAAAGCTTTGGCGGGGGGTGGCCCCCAGGTCAGCGGCTGCCTCTAATAAGCGGGTGTCGAGCTTCTCAAGTGATGCGTAGAGAATCAGCACCATATAGGGCAAAAAGCTGTAGGTCAGGCCAATAAACACCGCCGTAGGCGTGTTTAGCCAATTTTGGGCGGGTAGCCCGATCGCCGTCAGCATCGCGTTAAGCACGCCGCTAGGGCGCAGAATGGTCGTCCAGGCGTAGGCCCGCAGCAGCGACGAGGTCCACAGGGGCAGAATAAAGGCTACCAACAGCAGGTTGCGCCAGCGCTGGGGCGACATCAGCGCCAGCCAGTAGGCCACCGGAAACCCCAGCAGTAGGCACAGCGCCGTGGAGCCCACCGCAAACGCCACCGATCGCCCGATCACTCGCAGATATACCGGCTGCAAAATTTGCAGGTAGTTGCCTAGACCATAACCGCCGCTGGGCTGCCCCAACCGCAGCCCCGGCACTAGGCTGATCTCAAGAATTAGCAAGGTGGGCAGCACCAGCAGCACCAGTAACCACACCCCCGCTGGCCCCAGCAGTGCCACCGGCCCCAGCCAGCGCCGAGGAGCGAAGCGATCGGCCCAGGTTACAGCGGGAGTCGGTGAAGGGGCAGGGGTCATAGGGGAATGGGGATAGATGGGTTAGGGAGTGGATGGGCAGGGAATGAATGGGTAGAGATAGGGCATTCGAACTGCTACTGCTTCGTTCATCATTTATTTAACCCACCCATCCACCCATCTACCCATCTACCCATCCACTTACCTACCCATCTACCCCTCAAGCGCTGGTCACTTCAGTCCAAAATTGGTCAAAGAGATCGGTGCTGGCGGTATTGACAGCCACAATGCCTTCGCTCTTAGCCAAAATCTCATCGGAGGGGTACAGGTCAGCGTTGTTTTGAATTTCGGCAGGCAGCAGGTCAAAGGCAGCCTGGTTAGCGGTGGCAAAGAACAAGCGCTCCACGGCGGCACTGGCCACCTCTGGCTCCAGCAGGAAGTTAATCCACTGGTAGGCGGCATCAACGTTGGGAGCGGTGGCGGGGATAGCCAGGGTATCGGTCCACAGCGACGCCCCGCTGGCGGGAATGATGTACTGCATACGGTCATCTTCGAGGGTGAGGGCGATCGCATCGCTGGAGTAGGCCATCGACACACTCAGGTCACCACTGAGCAACTCATTCTCAAAGCCTGTGGTCTTAAAGGCAGCGATATGGGGTCTCAGCTCTAGCAGACGGTTGTAAGCCGCTTCAATCTCCGCTAGATTGTTGGAGTTGTAGGAGTAGCCCAGCGATTTGAGGGTGGCTCCTAGGGTTTCGCGCATATCGTCCAACATGGTGATGCGGCGGGAGAGCTTGGCCTGGTTATCCCAAAGAAAGTCCCAGTCGGTGGGTTCGCCGGGGGAGGCCTCACGGTTGTAGAGCAGACCTGTGGTGCCCCAGCAGAAAGGCACACTGTGAGCGTTGTTGGGGTCGTAGGCGGGGTTGCTCCACTGTGCTCTAAGGTTTTCTAATCCGGTGAGGCGACTTTGATCGAGTTCGGTGAGCAGGTCTAGCTCCAGCATTTCCGACACCATGTAGTCGGAGGGATAGATGATGCTGTAGGCGTCGCCGCCCCCCGCTTGCAGGCGGGTGAGCATGACCTCATTAGAATCGTAAATATCGACCACCACCGGAATGCCTGTGCGTTCGGTAAAGGCTTGGGCCAGGCCATCATCGGTGTAGTTGGCCCAGGTGTAAATGTGCAGAGTGCCGTCGTTTGCGCCCCCGCCCGCCGGTGGCCCCGCCAGGTTTTGGCGACAGTTGGTCGCCGCTAGGCTTGCCATGACCGCTGCTGACCCCTGCAAAAACCGCCGCCGGCTCACGGCAGAAAGGCGCGAGAAGGAGGGAGTTTGTAGTCGCGTTCCAGGCACAGGCATTCTCCGGGAGGCTAGGGGGCTAGGAATAGCAGTGGTCGACGCCGACTTTAGCACTCAGAGGGAGCGACCTTATCTTTAGCTTCTAAGTATATGGCGATCAGCCCGGGGTAACGCGCGCGCTGCGATCGCCTGCCTAGATCAACATGTCCTCAGGCTGGGTCGAGCACTAGGCAATCGTCGGCAGCCCAGTGCACATACACAGCAGCATCGACGCCCAGCGATTCGGCCCGGTTGGGCTGGCGCACCATCAGGGTCTCGCCTGAGCCCAATCGCACCACGCAGTGCAGGTGCGTACCGAGGTACATCAGATGGGTGATGTGTCCCTGGTAGCAGTTGTTGGCGGTGGCCGGCGCGCTGAGACTGAGGTTGATTTTTTCGGGTCGCACGCTCACAACCACGGTCTGGGCATCGCTGCTGCCGGCCGAGCAGGCCAGCACTCGCAAACCACTGTCAGTGGTGACCTGCACCTGGCTGGGGTAGGTCTGATCGATGCGCCCGGACAGCAGATTGGTATCGCCAATAAAATCAGCAACAAAGGCGGTGCGAGGACGATCATAGATATCGCTGGGGGTGCCGATTTGCTCGATCTGGCCATTGTTCATCACGGCGATGCGGTCAGAGAGCGACAGGGCCTCCTCTTGGTCATGGGTGACCATAATAAAGGAAATGCCCAGCTGACGGTGCAGGTTGGCTAGCTCGACCTGCATCTGCTTGCGCAGCTTTTGATCTAAAGCGCCGAGGGGCTCATCGAGCAGCATCACCGCTGGATGGTTAACCAAGGCGCGGGCCAGGGCCACCCGCTGCTGCTGCCCACCAGAAAGCTGGGCGGGATAACGGGCAGCCATAGATTCCATACGCACCAGGCGCAGGGCTTCGGCAACGCGATCGCGCACTTGGAGCGACCCCATGCGACGAATTTTGAGGCCAAAGGCAATGTTGTCTTTAACCGTCATATGGTCAAAGAGAGCATAGCTTTGAAAGACAGTATTAACAGGGCGACGGTGGGCGGGCACCGTGCTCACATTGGCCCCCTGAATCAGGACATCGCCAGCGGTGGGAGTTTCAAAACCTGCGATTAGACGCAGGGTTGTGGTTTTGCCGCAGCCTGAAGGGCCCAAGATACTAAAGAATTCGCCCTGGTGCACCGTCAGGTCGAGGTCGCGCACGGCTACCTCTGTTCCAAAGGCCTTAACTACCCGCCGCAACTCAACATCTGCCTGGGTTGCTGGTGTCGCCGTCACCGCCGCAGAACGCACCGTCTGAGCCATAGCCATGTCTCCTGGGTTCACCCCAACTGTAGCGATCGCCCCTGGTATAGACAAATCGCTCCGATCACAACCACCGCCCTAGTTCAGACCGAGGCCAGAGCAGCACTGCCTCTACTTTACCCACCTTGGCGATCGCCAACGCATCCTGCCCCAAAAAAGCCATTATTCCGCGTCTTAGCCGCCAAAAATACGGCATCGACAAGTCAGCAAAACGTTACCATGGCACCAAATAGTGCTCGGGAGTACAGTTATGCCCGCGAAACCTGACCATTCGCCGCTTCAGCGCCGTCGGTCTACCCTAGCAAGGTGGGCCATGGCGATCGCCGCTGGGGTTGCGATCGTCGGCTGCCGGCCCAACTCCTCACCCCAGAACGAAGCTATCAACCCTGCTCCAGCAGCTCCTACCGACTCTGCCCCTGAGCCCGCCGCACAGCCCACCGAGCCGCCAACAGCTACTCCAGCCGCCCCGGCAACTACGCCTACCGCCACTCTGCCTAACTCCCTCATCAAAGAGTGGCAGCCCCTCAGCGACGTACTGCTCGCCTTTGGCCCCATGACTCTAACCCCCGACCAAGTGCAGTGGGGCAGCGGCCAAACCAGCCCCTACACTTTAGTCAGCACCGAAGACGGCTACTTGCTGGAGTTGGGGGCCAACCCCAGCTTTTACGACACCCAAAACCGCTACATCAAGCTCATTCCTAAGGCCGACGCCAACGCAGCCAACTCCATTGAGGTCGCCTTTTACACCAACGCGGACCAACTTCAGAGCGACGAATACGTTATGTACGGCGGCTACTTTGCCGAGTAGGCACTCAGCCCTGTTGCAAATCGACGACTCTGAGGACATAAGCCATTACCACCGATAAAACGGAGGCAGCGCGATGGCTATGGACCATTACGATCGAGGGTGATGCAGGATGGCTTAACTTGGCGAGCGCTATAGAAGCAGAGAAAAAATTGGGGCAAAAGCGACAATAAGTGCTTCTGCCCCTTTAATTAACCGTCTTCTTTACAAAAGAACCGTGAACCTTAACCCACCGAAATAGTCATTCCTCGGGAAGAAACCAGCTTATTCTTCCTGACGACCTCGATTTTCTAGAATCTCTTGCACAGACTCACTGGGGGTGTACTGATACCCAAAGGTCGACTGATCCGAGTCGTCTAATATTTGCGGCGTCAGTAGCACAATTAGTTCTCGCCGCTGGTTATCGGTTACCGTGCTGCGGAACAGCGCTCCCAAAATGGGAATATCGCCCAAAATGGGAATTTTGTTGACGCTATTGCGCTCCGACTCTTGGATAATGCCGGAAAGCAGCAGGGTTTGACCATCGCGAATTCGCACCTGACCAGAGCTAATTTGGCGCTCTGATAGCAGGAAGAACGTACCCGCGTCACTGGTAAAGCTGTCGGTTGGTGCCGAGATACTAGGCGCTACCGAGAGCGACACAAAGCCATTGTCATCGATGCGATCGACGTCAATTTGCAGAATCAAGCCGGCCGGCTCAGTTTCAATATCCAAGGTGGTCAGGGTTCCCGTCTCGGTCACCTCGATGGTTTGCGTCAGCTCAGTTACCACATCCTGAGTTAGCTGAACCGTAGCCGTCTGGCCCTCTTGCACAATCAAAGTGGGGTCAGTAATAATCTTGCCGTTGCCGTTTTGCACCGTTCCCAGCAGCTGAGCCAAGAAGTTGCCGGAGGTGGCATTGGTACCGGGGCCACCTAACGTACGTGGCAGGATAGGTGTGCCCGTGGGGGTTGCCTGGCTTGCAGGGTTGGGAGTACCACCATCGCCAATATTGAGAATACCGAGACCGCCAGAGCTGAGTACCCCAAACAGCCCGTTCTGGAACGAGAAGCTGGTGCCAAAGGCATCGAGGGAGTTGAGATCGATATCAATGACTCTGACGTTGACCGCAACCTGCCGTCTACGCAGGTCAATGCGGGTGAGCTGCTCGGTGGCAATAGCGATCAGATCAGCCCGGCCAACGAGCGTCACTGAGTTAGTGCGCTCGTCAGCAACTACCTGCAACCCGCGAAGAATTCCTTGGCTATCTTCATAGTCAACTCGGCTCACCTCAATCTGATCAACCGTTGAAGTCTGGGTTTCCGTAATTGGGGGGGTTCCCTCTGCAACGGTCACAGCATTGACGTTAGTGACTAGGCGCTCTCGGCTGACGGCGCTCTCCGCACCTAGGGCTACCAGAAAGTTGGTGGCCACAGTGGCGTCAACTTGATTCAGCCGTAGGGTTCTAGCAGAGACATTCTGAGCTGAAACTGGCAGAGTGGGGCCAACATAGACACTGCGGCCTACTCGGTTAGCCTGCAAGCCAGTGACTCGCAGAACGTGGTTAAACACATCCTGCACAGACTCATTTTCAATATCTAGACTGACGGGCGGACCATCGGCGCTGGCCCCTTCTGCCCCAGCCTCAGCTCCTCCTCCGGCGGGAGTAAACACTAGGTTGAGTCCTGCAGCCCGAGCCAGAAGCGACAAAACCTCGCGGGCTGGGGCATCCCGCAGCAGCAGCTTGGGAATCCGCTCGTTGCTACCTAAGTTGATGTTGTTGAAGGAGGGCACTCCCTCCGCTACAGCAATGTCGCCAATTGGCGGCGCTACAGCACGGGGCAAAAAGGGAGGTGTTTGCTGCACCTGGGGACGAGGCACGGGGGCACCGTCGATGGTGACTTCAGGGTTGGGTACCAGCACATCGGGGCTGGCTGGGGTCGGCACCTCTGGGGCGGCTTCGGGAGCCGGCTCTGGGGCAGCTTCAGGAGATGGCTCTGGAGCGGCTTGGGCCACAGCGGGGGGAGCAGCCGGAGCAGGCACAGTCTCGATCTCAGCAGGCACTGGGGTAGGGGCTTGGGCGGTCTCGCCATCGTTGCGGATCGATAGCACTACCTGATTATCGCTGGATTCTACTGCCCCAGTGGGGGGCTGGCTGGTGCCACTAACGGTGATGCGAACGCTGTTGGCATCGAGGGGAACCACGGATACCTGACTGATGCCGGGGGCAGGGTTAGCCTGGTTGAAGCTGCCTCCATCGGGCAGGTTGAGCTGAGCACGGGTAATATCGGCCTGCAGGGTATTGCCCTGACTGACTGTAAAAACGCTGCTGTTATCGCCTCCCTGGGTTTCAAAAACCAGGTCTAATCCCGTGGCGGTGGGGTTTAGGCGGACGTTAGTAATGCTGGTTACTGAGGCCAGGCCAGGCTGGGCAGCTAGGGCAACGAGGGTGCTGCCAAGCAAAAATGGTTGCAGGTTCATTAGACGGTTCACGGTTCACTCCTCCATCACAGATGCGGCTGGGCCGCGCGGGGTTTGACTGGGCTAGGTGGGTAGATTAGGCCACTGGGGTAGCAGTAGCAACGGGGCTGGAAAGGTTGGGTTTAGCCGCCTTCAGGTGGAGGCGCACCTTCGACGGGGGCTGCACCCTCGGCGGGGGCAGGCGGCGGTGGTGGCTCGGGCGGTACGCTCGGGTCGCCGACGGGCACGAGCACTTCGAGGGTGTAGTCGGTGAGCAGCAGTCGGCTAATGCCTAGGAGCTCCTCTTCGGTGGTATCAGCCGGCGGCGGCGCAATACTCTGCTGCACATCTTTAATGATGATCAGCGGCTCTAAGCGCTCAATATTGCGCATGATGCTGAGCGTCTGGGGAAACAACGCCTGCATCGATACATCGACGGTGACGCGCTCTAGCTTGCCGTTGAGCTCTGGGCCAAGGTCAGTAACCGGCTCCGCCGGGCTGGGATTAAAGCGCAGCAGCTCCGAAGAGAAGAGTTGCTTTTGCACCTGGGGAGTAGCGGCAAACTGGGTCTTGACCCGCTGAATTTGTTCTCGGGTGAGCCCCAGAGCAGCTAGCTGGGCGTTGTCGAGGCGAGCTGAGTCGGCCCGCAGCACATCGGCGATCGCAGCGTTGCTGTTCTGAATCTGCTGATTGATGTCGAGCAGCAGAGTGTCGAGGGTTTGAGCGCCACCCAACAGGCTGTAAACGCCCACCCGCTGCTCCAGGGCCGAGTTTAGTTCAGCCTGTAGCGCAGCGCGGTCTTGAAGACTGGCCCGTTGCTGGTCAACCTGAGCCTGCTTTTGGGCAACTTCACCCTCCAGAGCAGTTTTTTGCTCTACTACAGGCTTGACCACAAAGTTATAGAGGACAAAGGAGCCGATCAACCCCAATACTGCTATGCCAATTCCCTGCACCTTGGGGGTGAGCTCAATACCAAAGGCTGTAGGGTAAGTGGGGCCGACGTCTAAGGCCTGGTCGTCGGCGGGAAGGAAATCACCCGATGCGGTCATTCGATCACTCCTTTTTCTCTCAGGGCCTGAATACGGGTTACTAAACCGACAGTACCCTGGCGCTCTAGCTCATCCACCAGCTGGGAGGCTGGGGTATCAGTAATGTTGGCTCCGATGGTGTAGTCGATCAAAAAGTCAGGATCACCCACGGCAGTGCCTGGGCAGCGGCCCTGGGTTTGGGGGTCGAGCAGAGTGGGTTGCTGCTGGGCCTGACTAATCGCTACAGTCTCGGACTGCAACAGGGGCGATCGCTGTAGTACCAGGGCAAAATCGTTGATCTCGTCGTAGGAACAGGCCACACCGTTGATGGAAATTCCCTCAGACGACTCCGGCACAACGTTGGGATCAGTTGCTTCGGGGGTGGTCGTGGTCTGGCTGAGGCCAACGATTTGAACGCGGGCCGGAGTGCGGGTGCGAATATCTTGCAGCAGCGCCGACCAAGGGAGAATATCGTTGAAGACCGTCACGAAAGCGTTGATTTCAGATCGAATGAGGTCGATCTGCCCCTGAATACCGCTAATCTCCTGGAGCTGACTCTGTAGCTGAGCCGTCTCGGCGTCTAGTTCGGCACTACGAGCCCGAAGCTGGTTGACCTGACTTTTCGTCACCGCCCAGTAGCCCCCCACCAACGCCAAGGGTATCAGCGCCACCGCCAACCCCAAAACTAGCGGTCTGCGATCGCCCGGGGCTACCCCGCCGCCACCCCGAGCTCGGGGTCTGGCCTCAAAGACGCGAACTTCGCGGTCCTTGAGAAAATTAATATCGAGACCGTACATAGCTACACCTCCCGCATGCCAAGACCGATTACCGTTGCCAACCCTGCCCGCTGACTCTCGGGAATATCCTCAGCCACTTCCAACGACAGCGCTGAGATCGGGTCAATTTGGCTGGCAGGCAGACTCAGCCGCTGGGCCAGAAACTCGTCGAGCTGACCAATGGAAGCTCCCGGTCCGGCCAGCAGCAGCTGCGCCACCTC contains:
- the psb35 gene encoding photosystem II assembly protein Psb35; this encodes MSLYFATAATAGEAGAGSSLVLVYVVGFIAAVTLGSVAWYNSKRPAGWENKEKPDFVPTVDAEEGKE
- a CDS encoding ABC transporter permease, producing MPSRSVTWPSLFTALMYAFMYFPIIVLGAYSFSDSRYSASWGGFSLRWYRALFSDRRLLAALQDSLIIAIVAVAISAVLGTLMAIGLARHWFPGKGLYRGMSYLPLIIPDIAIAVATLVFLASVAVPLSLGTIIAAHMVFCLAYIAVVVSSRIQRLDPNLEEAALDLGATHTQAMLKVLLPQLAPGILAGCLLAFVLSMDDLLISSFTAGGGANPLPIEIFSRVRTGVKPDINALSVMLILGSALLAGIAEYVRYWGDRQRQKI
- a CDS encoding ABC transporter permease, with the translated sequence MTPAPSPTPAVTWADRFAPRRWLGPVALLGPAGVWLLVLLVLPTLLILEISLVPGLRLGQPSGGYGLGNYLQILQPVYLRVIGRSVAFAVGSTALCLLLGFPVAYWLALMSPQRWRNLLLVAFILPLWTSSLLRAYAWTTILRPSGVLNAMLTAIGLPAQNWLNTPTAVFIGLTYSFLPYMVLILYASLEKLDTRLLEAAADLGATPRQSFWKITVPQTLPGIAAASLLVFISTLSDFVVPTLLGGASSMNISRLIYNQFLGPTRAWGFGSALSMVLILAVSLAIALLIRYGDRNTVAET
- a CDS encoding polyamine ABC transporter substrate-binding protein — encoded protein: MPVPGTRLQTPSFSRLSAVSRRRFLQGSAAVMASLAATNCRQNLAGPPAGGGANDGTLHIYTWANYTDDGLAQAFTERTGIPVVVDIYDSNEVMLTRLQAGGGDAYSIIYPSDYMVSEMLELDLLTELDQSRLTGLENLRAQWSNPAYDPNNAHSVPFCWGTTGLLYNREASPGEPTDWDFLWDNQAKLSRRITMLDDMRETLGATLKSLGYSYNSNNLAEIEAAYNRLLELRPHIAAFKTTGFENELLSGDLSVSMAYSSDAIALTLEDDRMQYIIPASGASLWTDTLAIPATAPNVDAAYQWINFLLEPEVASAAVERLFFATANQAAFDLLPAEIQNNADLYPSDEILAKSEGIVAVNTASTDLFDQFWTEVTSA
- a CDS encoding ABC transporter ATP-binding protein codes for the protein MAQTVRSAAVTATPATQADVELRRVVKAFGTEVAVRDLDLTVHQGEFFSILGPSGCGKTTTLRLIAGFETPTAGDVLIQGANVSTVPAHRRPVNTVFQSYALFDHMTVKDNIAFGLKIRRMGSLQVRDRVAEALRLVRMESMAARYPAQLSGGQQQRVALARALVNHPAVMLLDEPLGALDQKLRKQMQVELANLHRQLGISFIMVTHDQEEALSLSDRIAVMNNGQIEQIGTPSDIYDRPRTAFVADFIGDTNLLSGRIDQTYPSQVQVTTDSGLRVLACSAGSSDAQTVVVSVRPEKINLSLSAPATANNCYQGHITHLMYLGTHLHCVVRLGSGETLMVRQPNRAESLGVDAAVYVHWAADDCLVLDPA
- a CDS encoding AMIN domain-containing protein, translating into MNRLMNLQPFLLGSTLVALAAQPGLASVTSITNVRLNPTATGLDLVFETQGGDNSSVFTVSQGNTLQADITRAQLNLPDGGSFNQANPAPGISQVSVVPLDANSVRITVSGTSQPPTGAVESSDNQVVLSIRNDGETAQAPTPVPAEIETVPAPAAPPAVAQAAPEPSPEAAPEPAPEAAPEVPTPASPDVLVPNPEVTIDGAPVPRPQVQQTPPFLPRAVAPPIGDIAVAEGVPSFNNINLGSNERIPKLLLRDAPAREVLSLLARAAGLNLVFTPAGGGAEAGAEGASADGPPVSLDIENESVQDVFNHVLRVTGLQANRVGRSVYVGPTLPVSAQNVSARTLRLNQVDATVATNFLVALGAESAVSRERLVTNVNAVTVAEGTPPITETQTSTVDQIEVSRVDYEDSQGILRGLQVVADERTNSVTLVGRADLIAIATEQLTRIDLRRRQVAVNVRVIDIDLNSLDAFGTSFSFQNGLFGVLSSGGLGILNIGDGGTPNPASQATPTGTPILPRTLGGPGTNATSGNFLAQLLGTVQNGNGKIITDPTLIVQEGQTATVQLTQDVVTELTQTIEVTETGTLTTLDIETEPAGLILQIDVDRIDDNGFVSLSVAPSISAPTDSFTSDAGTFFLLSERQISSGQVRIRDGQTLLLSGIIQESERNSVNKIPILGDIPILGALFRSTVTDNQRRELIVLLTPQILDDSDQSTFGYQYTPSESVQEILENRGRQEE
- a CDS encoding PilN domain-containing protein is translated as MYGLDINFLKDREVRVFEARPRARGGGGVAPGDRRPLVLGLAVALIPLALVGGYWAVTKSQVNQLRARSAELDAETAQLQSQLQEISGIQGQIDLIRSEINAFVTVFNDILPWSALLQDIRTRTPARVQIVGLSQTTTTPEATDPNVVPESSEGISINGVACSYDEINDFALVLQRSPLLQSETVAISQAQQQPTLLDPQTQGRCPGTAVGDPDFLIDYTIGANITDTPASQLVDELERQGTVGLVTRIQALREKGVIE